A region from the Triticum urartu cultivar G1812 chromosome 1, Tu2.1, whole genome shotgun sequence genome encodes:
- the LOC125517262 gene encoding chitinase 2-like, with protein sequence MSAPRAAPSLATAATAILAVLAAALATNARAQTCGSQAGGATCPNCLCCSRFGFCGSGSDWCGAGCQSQCSGCPAPGGQGVASIVSKDLFERLLLHRNDAACLARGFYTYEAFLAAAAAFPAFAGTSEGLSVETRRREVAAFLGQTSHETTGGWPTAPDGPFSWGYCFKQERNPPSDYCQPRPEWPCAPGRRYYGRGPMQLSFNYNYGPAGRAIGVDLLSNPDLVAADPVVSFKTALWFWMTPQANKPSSHAVITGRWTPTAADNAAGRVPGYGVITNIINGGLECGRGQDPRVADRIGFYKRYCDVLGVGYGSNLDCNNQRPFTSGASAGLAAQ encoded by the coding sequence ATGTCGGCACCGAGAGCTGCTCCGAGTCTAGCCACGGCGGCGACGGCCATTCTGGCCGTCCTGGCCGCGGCGCTCGCCACGAACGCTCGCGCCCAGACCTGCGGCTCGCAGGCCGGCGGCGCGACGTGCCCCAACTGCCTCTGCTGCAGCCGTTTCGGGTTCTGCGGCAGCGGCTCCGACTGGTGCGGAGCCGGCTGCCAGAGCCAGTGCAGCGGCTGCCCCGCTCCCGGCGGCCAGGGCGTGGCGTCCATCGTGTCCAAGGACCTCTTCGAGCGGCTCCTCCTCCACCGCAACGACGCCGCGTGCCTCGCCCGCGGGTTCTACACCTACGAGGCGTTCCTCGCCGCGGCCGCCGCGTTCCCGGCCTTCGCCGGCACGTCCGAGGGGCTGAGCGTCGAGACGcggaggcgggaggtggccgcCTTCCTGGGCCAGACCTCCCACGAGACCACCGGCGGGTGGCCGACCGCGCCCGACGGCCCCTTCTCGTGGGGCTACTGCTTCAAGCAGGAGCGCAACCCGCCGTCCGACTACTGCCAGCCGAGGCCGGAGTGGCCGTGCGCGCCCGGCAGGCGCTACTACGGCCGCGGCCCCATGCAGCTCTCCTTCAACTACAACTACGGCCCGGCGGGGCGCGCGATCGGCGTGGACCTGCTGAGCAACCCGGACCTGGTGGCGGCCGACCCGGTGGTGTCGTTCAAGACGGCGCTGTGGTTCTGGATGACCCCGCAGGCGAACAAGCCGTCGTCGCACGCGGTGATCACGGGGCGGTGGACGCCGACGGCCGCGGACAACGCGGCCGGCCGGGTGCCCGGGTACGGCGTGATCACCAACATCATCAACGGCGGGCTGGAGTGCGGGCGTGGGCAGGACCCTCGGGTGGCCGACAGGATCGGGTTCTACAAGCGCTACTGCGACGTCCTCGGCGTCGGCTATGGGAGCAACCTCGACTGCAACAACCAGAGGCCGTTCACCAGCGGCGCCTCGGCTGGGCTCGCGGCGCAGTGA